The DNA segment GTGCCACTGCGCGTGGAGTTAAAGTAGATGTAATTCCCGTCCGGCGTAAACTCCGGGCCGTCGTCCAGCGCCCGGACGTTTGTCAGCCTGATTTCCTCTCCACTCCCATCGGCCGCGCGTTTGTAGATGTCATACTCTTCGTTTCGGCCGCCAGTATAGACGAGCCATTTGCCATCGGGCGACCAGCCATGCAGGTACGAAGGCGTTAACGGGGTGATGAGTTTGGGCGTGCCGCCTGTGACCGGAACGGTGAAGACCGCCGAACGTCCGCCGAGGTTGGTGGCGTGATGGCTGATGCCCAGCATCGTGCCGTCGAAGGAGAGGACGTGATCATTGTTGTTGCGCGTGGCAAAGTCCGTGGGGATGAGGGTGGCTTGTCGCGTCGCCAGGTCGAAGCGATGGAGGCGTCCGCGATGGGCCGCATCCCGTCCGCTGGTGTTGTAAATCAGCGCCTTCCCATCGGTCGTCCAGTTCGGGGCTTCGAAAGGCTGAGCGGCGCTGTGAACCAGCTCGCGGCGGCCGGTGGTCACGTCGAGGATCTCCAGGTGGCTTCCGATGTAATCGCGATATGGCACGAAGCTGGCCGGAGCCGGTCGGATGAGTCGCACATCGCGGAAATGTGCCTTCTCCACTACATTGGAATTGTGCGAGCAGAGAAATAACCCGGCGTAGACGTCGTCACCCAGCGCCAAGTTGGTCTGGCAGGTCACGAGCGGATCCCCGAAGCGCGCCGCTGAGAAAATGTAGTCCGTGCCCCGGCGCTCAAGCTGGAGGAAATCCGGCGCATTGGCCGACGACTTCACTTGGTCCGTGATCCCACCCTTGATTCGGCGGAACTGAAGCGACGTCAGGCCGTCGCCATGAACCGTCGCATCGGCGTAGGCCGAGTCGGGGTCGAGACTGCTTCGTACGATCCAGCCCAGCTTGCGATGTGGATCGACCCCCTGGCCGATGAACTCGACGCGCGCCTGCAGTATGAAATCGCCCTCCAGCTTCTTCCATAAGAAGTGGAACTCATCGCGTTGACCCCACATGTTGAAACCGGCGGCGCTCACCGTGTAATCCTGCGCCGCCGCATCGTAAGCGGCACTTCCAGCGAGCTTCGGCGAGCCAACATCCCCATGCCCCTCAAACTGGCCGAGGGAAGCGGCGGTAGCGGATGTCGCCAAGGAGATCAGGAGCAGGCCTCGTAGAAGATCACGAATGAGAAGGGTCATGGTTTTCATGTCGCCGGTTGGGGTCGGGTGATTTGAGGTCATGGGATGCTGAGTGATGATTTGCTCCGGGGATGATGGACTTGATCTAACCTGCCTGTCCGGCACTCGCAATCACTCTTTTGAGATCTCCGCTCTGCCTGGGTGGCCATTTTCTCCCTCCCCGGTCCTGACGGGGGGTCCCATTACCGGGACGCGCGAATCCCAAAAGCGGGACGAAGGTCATCTCCAATGCTCGTGGAAGATCATTCCTGTCGTCCATCTCTACGCTGGGGTGTAGGTTTGTCATGCGTGTCATAGCCCAACTGTTTTGGCACAATCCTTGCAGCGGTCGGTGGCATTGCTGGCGTTGAGAGTGACGAGTGACGAGTGACGAGTGACGAGTGATAAGTTCCGACAGACACCAATTAACAGAAAGAAATCTACACTCCCGTGCTCCAACTCATCACTCATCACTCGTCACTCGTCACTGGTTATTTATAACTTCCCCCCATGAACAACCTCCGCTTCGCTGTTCGTCAGCTGACCAAGAATCCCGGATTTGCGGTGGTGGCGATTGTTACCTTGGCGCTTGGGATCGGCACCTGCACGGTGATGTTCAGCGTCGTCAATGCAGTCTTACTGCGGCCCCTCCCGTTCCGCGAACCCGAACAACTGGTGTGGATCGAAAACGTGTTTAGTGGGGGAGGACTTTCGGCACGAACTTCGCGAGCTGACACCTTTCTGGCCTGGCGCGAGCAAAGCAGGAGCTTCGAGTCCTTGGCCGCCTATTTCGCCTTCTCCGACTACACTCGTCTGACCTTGACCGACTCCCGAGATCCTGAGCGGCTGCGTAGTGTTGCGGTGTCAGATAATTTTCTGCCCACCTTGGGGATCATCCCTCTTCACGGTCGAAACTTCAGCGCGGAGGAATGCCGGTTCAACGCTCCCGCGACCTTGCTTCTGACCCACGACTATTGGCTACGTCGCTTCGGTGGCGATCCTAACGTCGTTAACCGAAACATCTCGGTGAACCAGAAGCCATGCACGATCGTAGGCGTCCTTCCGCGAAGCTTTGACTTTTCGGGCACCTTCACGCCCGGAAGCCCCGTGGATGTCATCACTCCCTTTCCTCTAACCCCCGAAACGGCCCGCTACGGCAACACCGTGTTCGGCATCGGCCGCCTCAAGGAAGGCGCCACGCTCGACCAAGCCCAGAAGGAGCTCACGGTGATCAGCGAAAGTCTCTATGACACGATCAAAGGCGCGGGAAAGTTCGGCGCCAAGGTGCGAACTCTGGACACCGCGCTTCGCGGACAGTTTCGGACCCCTTTCTGGATTCTGGGCGCGGCGGTCTGTTGCGTGTTGGCCATTGCTTGCGTGAATCTTTCCAACCTGCTTTTGGCGCGCATGAACTCACGCCGTCAGGAGTCCGCTGTGCGGGTCGTGTTGGGAGCCAGCCGCTGGCATCTGATCCAGCAGGCCCTCACGGAGAGCCTCGTCCTGGCGGTGGCGGGATCCGCGATCGCCGTGCCCTGCGCGGTTTGGGCCACCGGGGCTCTCTCACGCATGCAAACGTTTGGGGTGCCACTGTTGCGTAACGCCTCGATCGATCCAGCCGCGCTGGGAATCACCATTGGACTGACCACTCTAACCGGTTTGGCTTGCGGTTTGCTGCCGGCGCTCGCGATCGCGCTCCGGTCAGGCAGCAATCCGTCATCGGACGCCACTCATCAACGTAGTGCGGGACGCTCCGCCGTGTCCGCTCGGGGCGTCCTGGTGGTGACCGAGGTCGCGCTCGCCTGCATTTTGCTGGTGGGGGCCGGCTTGCTGATCCGAAGCTTCAACGCCGTTATGCAGGTCAAGCTTGGCTTTCAACCTCAGCAGGCGTTGGCGTGGCGAATCGAGCCCTCCAGGTCGTTCAAGGACGGAGTTGAGGTGGACCGGTATCTGGCCGGATTGGCTCAAGGCGTTCTGGCCATTCCAGGTGTGGAGTCCGTCGGGTTCAGCGACACGCTGCCGCTGGGACGGAATCGGTCCTGGGGGGCCGGTGCGGTGGGAGCGAAGTATGCCGATGGGCAATACCCCACGGCCTTTCCTCGTTTGGTAGACCCGAACTATTTCAAGGCGCTTCAGATCCCTTTGATCGCGGGTCGCTACCTGGAGGAACGGTATGATCCCAAGGCGGAAAAGTCGGTGGTCATCAATGAAAACCTCGCCCGACGACTTTGGCCGGGCCAGGATCCTCTCGGCCAGAAAATTCGGGTCAATGGGAGCTCGACGGTGGTCGGAGTGGTGGCGAATGTGCGTCACAGCACGCTGGAGAACGATGCCGGGAACGAGATGTATCTGGACTGCCGACAATGCGACGATTGGAGTACGCTCGAGATGGTCGTGCGCACCCGTCGCCCCGCGCAAACGATCGCGACGGACGTGCGCACCGCCCTTACGTCCTTTGATCGCGATCTCCCCACCGCCAGCTTTTACCCGCTCCAACGTCTGATCGACGACGCGGTGGGGCCGCGCGAGCTGATCACCCGCCTGCTGGGCTACTTCTCGGCATTGGCGTTGATCCTGGCGGCCGTGGGGCTCTATGGGGTGATCGCCTACTCCGTGAGCCAACGCACCCAGGAAATCGGCATTCGCATGGCGATTGGGGCTCAGCGGGAGGAAATTCTGCGACTGATGTTGCGAGGAGGGCTTAAGTTTGTCCTGCTGGGAATCGTGGCGGGAATGCTCGGATCCGTCGCTCTCGCTGGACTGATGCGAAGCCTCGTCTTCGGTGTGAGCACTCACGATCCGTTGGTCTTCGTGATCAACGCAGCGCTGCTGCTGTTGGTCGCCGGTGCCGCCTGCTTGATTCCCGCCCTCCGAGCCACGCGCACCGATCCCATGGTGGCGTTGAGGGTGGAGTGAAGGGAAGTGATGCGTGATGAGTGATGAGTGACGAGTGAAAAATAGCAACTAACCACTATGATCTATCCCCCTCCTCCAGCTCATCACTCGTCACTCATCACTCATCACTTCCACCAATGAACGACTTCCGTTTCGCCATTCGGCAGCTGGTGAAGAATCCCGGCTTCACGGTGGTCGCCTTGGTGACCCTTGCGCTGGGCATCGGGGCGAACACGCTGGTCTTCAGCGTGGCTCGCACGGTGTTGCTTAGACCGCTCGGTTTTGAGAACGAGGATCGCTTGGTTTGGATTCAGCGTTTGAACACGCAGAATGGGACTACCGAGAACCAACTGTCATGGCAGGACTTAGAAGATGTCCGGAGCGCTGCCCGAAGTTTTGAAGCGGTGGCGACCGACAATTCCTATGACATGCGCTGGGAGGATGGTGATCGCACGGAGGACGTGGCCGTCCTGCATACGACTCCGAACCTGGCCGAAGTCTTAAGCCTTCGCCCAGCCCTGGGACGACTGCTTCAACCGTCGGATGCGGAGGCCAATGCCGAGCCGGTCGCGGTCATCAGTGCTGAACTGTGGCACTCTCGGTTTGGCGGAAGACCCGAGATCCTTGGCCAAACGGTCCGGCTCGACAAGAAGCTGCGCACGCTCGTCGGTGTGCTTCCAGCAGGTCTACAGTTCCCGATCGTTCGTGCCCCTCAGTCGGGAAGCGGCAGTATCGTGAAGGCGGGAGTGAAGTCGTTTTGGATTCCCATGTCCCAACCTCGGGGTACGGATGGTACCGAACGCGCCGCGAGAATGCTATTGGGAGTCGGCCGACTCCGGACGGGCGTCAGCGAACATGAGGCGCGCACCGAACTCGCGGCCCTCGGGAAGCGCCTGGCGATGGATCATCCTGAATCGAATCGGAACTGGAGCTTCACCGTGCTCAGCTTTCGCGATCAGGTGTTCGGCCGCACACGACAGGGTGTTCCACTGCTGGCTGCGGCAGTGGCGGCCGTGCTCCTCATCTGCTGCGTGAACCTCGCCAATCTGCTGCTGGCGCGCGGAGTGGTCCGACAGCGGGAAATGGCGGTTCGCCTGGCTCTAGGCGCAGGACGGGCGCGTCTGGTGCGGGAGCTCCTGATGGAGAGCCTTCTCCTCTCCTTGTTGGGTGGCATTGCGGGAATGGTTCTGGCCGCGGGGGCGTTGAGAATCATCGGGGAGTTGGCTGCGACCACGGTGCCGTTCATCCGAGAGGCGTCGCTGGATGGAATCGCCATCGCCTTCACCGTTGGACTATCGCTGATCACCGCCTTGATCTTTGCCTGGCTGCCCGCGTGGCGACAATCGAGCGCCGACGCGGCTGACGCCCTGCGCACGGGCACGCGTTGCACTGGCAGCCCTGAGGTCCGCGCGTGGCAGCGAGGTCTTCTCGTCGGACAGATTGCCGTCGTGCTCGTCTTGCTCGCCTCGGCCGGACTGCTGCTGGAGAGCTTTCGGCGGCTCCTGGGGCAGGATCTGGGCTATCAGCCGCGTTCCGTCGTCACCCTGGATTTGAGCACGCAGGGGCGATTCGACACGAATGGAGACGTTTGTCGGATGTATCGGGCCCTGCGGGAACGGCTGGCGGCACTCCCGGGAGTGGAGGCAGTCGGCACGATTTCTTCCGCACCGCTCACGGGCCGATGGACGTTCAGCGAGCGTCCGGACATCGTTGGACAATCGGTGCCGCTTGCCGACCGTCCTTCGCTCGCGGCCACGTTCGTGGCCTTCGATTACTTTCAGGCCATGGGAATCCCTCTGATCGAGGGGCGTTTCTTTCGTGACAGCGAGTTGAAGGATGACGGCTACGGGCAGATCGTGGTTCTCAACGAGACCGCCGCCAGGCTTATGTTTCCGGGACGCTCCGCCGTCGGCGGCCGGTTTACGGTTGGCTCGAATCCAGACCGCGTCTTGGAGATCGTCGGCGTGGTGAAAGACACCCGGGACGTTCGGTTGGAGGAGAAGCCACAACCGCGGTTCTACTGGCAGTACGCGTTTGGCGGCGCGCAAGTCGTGGTGCGAGGGAACGTTCCTGAGCAGGCGCTGATGCCGCTGCTGCGGACGGCGATCGAACAAGCCGACAAGCGCGTGCGCATCGATACGATGCGCTCGATGCGAGAGATCATCGACACGACCGTGGCCGAGCGACGCTTTCTCATGATCCTGGTGGCCGCCTATGCTCTGGTGGCGCTTTGCGTCGCGTCCGTCGGCATCTTCGGCGTGGTGGCGTATCAGGTCGCGCAGCGCACCCACGAATTCGGCATCCGCCTGGCACTCGGCGCCACCCCGAGCGGCTTGTCGGGGCTGGTTCTGTGGCAAGCCGGCCGGCTGGCACTCCTCGGCTTGGGAATCGGCCTAGGGTTGTGTTTCTTGACCAACCGCCTGGTCGCCAGTCAGCTGTTCGCATTGTCTCCCTACGATCCGATACTGCTCACCCTAGTAGGTGTGGGTTTGCTGCTGGTTGCGCTATTGGCCAGTTTCGTTCCCGCCCGACGTGCAGCTCGGATTCACCCTATGGAGGCTTTGCGTGAGGAATGACCAGGGTTGAGATCTCCGTCACTTGCAGATAACTGAGACGATGGGTTGCCGGAGGAGCAGGTGTTTTATGAGTTGCCGCTGACTTTTGGGATGGAAGGGGATCGGCCCCCGGGGCTTCCCAAGGATCAGCCTGTCCCGAAGGGCTTTAACGGCGAAATCCCCTGGTGGCGTCCGGGAGGGTATTTCTCTAAGCCCCTGCTGGCGAACCCGCAGTTTCGCAGGGTGTTCTTGGGTCGCACACGGGAACTCCTTCAAACCGTCTATACCGAGGAAGTCTTCTTCCCGGTGATCGAAGGCTTGGGCAAACAGCTGCGCGACGAGGTTCGGTTGCGGGCGATTGCGGGTAAGGAGAATCCAGACCAG comes from the Verrucomicrobiales bacterium genome and includes:
- a CDS encoding TolB family protein, giving the protein MTSNHPTPTGDMKTMTLLIRDLLRGLLLISLATSATAASLGQFEGHGDVGSPKLAGSAAYDAAAQDYTVSAAGFNMWGQRDEFHFLWKKLEGDFILQARVEFIGQGVDPHRKLGWIVRSSLDPDSAYADATVHGDGLTSLQFRRIKGGITDQVKSSANAPDFLQLERRGTDYIFSAARFGDPLVTCQTNLALGDDVYAGLFLCSHNSNVVEKAHFRDVRLIRPAPASFVPYRDYIGSHLEILDVTTGRRELVHSAAQPFEAPNWTTDGKALIYNTSGRDAAHRGRLHRFDLATRQATLIPTDFATRNNNDHVLSFDGTMLGISHHATNLGGRSAVFTVPVTGGTPKLITPLTPSYLHGWSPDGKWLVYTGGRNEEYDIYKRAADGSGEEIRLTNVRALDDGPEFTPDGNYIYFNSTRSGTMQLWRMKPDGSEPEQLTKDELNNWFPHISPDGKWIAFLSFSKDVSPTDHPYYKQVTLRLMPVAGGTPKVIAYVYGGQGTLNVPSWSPDSKRLAFVSNSIVD
- a CDS encoding ABC transporter permease, whose translation is MNNLRFAVRQLTKNPGFAVVAIVTLALGIGTCTVMFSVVNAVLLRPLPFREPEQLVWIENVFSGGGLSARTSRADTFLAWREQSRSFESLAAYFAFSDYTRLTLTDSRDPERLRSVAVSDNFLPTLGIIPLHGRNFSAEECRFNAPATLLLTHDYWLRRFGGDPNVVNRNISVNQKPCTIVGVLPRSFDFSGTFTPGSPVDVITPFPLTPETARYGNTVFGIGRLKEGATLDQAQKELTVISESLYDTIKGAGKFGAKVRTLDTALRGQFRTPFWILGAAVCCVLAIACVNLSNLLLARMNSRRQESAVRVVLGASRWHLIQQALTESLVLAVAGSAIAVPCAVWATGALSRMQTFGVPLLRNASIDPAALGITIGLTTLTGLACGLLPALAIALRSGSNPSSDATHQRSAGRSAVSARGVLVVTEVALACILLVGAGLLIRSFNAVMQVKLGFQPQQALAWRIEPSRSFKDGVEVDRYLAGLAQGVLAIPGVESVGFSDTLPLGRNRSWGAGAVGAKYADGQYPTAFPRLVDPNYFKALQIPLIAGRYLEERYDPKAEKSVVINENLARRLWPGQDPLGQKIRVNGSSTVVGVVANVRHSTLENDAGNEMYLDCRQCDDWSTLEMVVRTRRPAQTIATDVRTALTSFDRDLPTASFYPLQRLIDDAVGPRELITRLLGYFSALALILAAVGLYGVIAYSVSQRTQEIGIRMAIGAQREEILRLMLRGGLKFVLLGIVAGMLGSVALAGLMRSLVFGVSTHDPLVFVINAALLLLVAGAACLIPALRATRTDPMVALRVE
- a CDS encoding ABC transporter permease, translated to MNDFRFAIRQLVKNPGFTVVALVTLALGIGANTLVFSVARTVLLRPLGFENEDRLVWIQRLNTQNGTTENQLSWQDLEDVRSAARSFEAVATDNSYDMRWEDGDRTEDVAVLHTTPNLAEVLSLRPALGRLLQPSDAEANAEPVAVISAELWHSRFGGRPEILGQTVRLDKKLRTLVGVLPAGLQFPIVRAPQSGSGSIVKAGVKSFWIPMSQPRGTDGTERAARMLLGVGRLRTGVSEHEARTELAALGKRLAMDHPESNRNWSFTVLSFRDQVFGRTRQGVPLLAAAVAAVLLICCVNLANLLLARGVVRQREMAVRLALGAGRARLVRELLMESLLLSLLGGIAGMVLAAGALRIIGELAATTVPFIREASLDGIAIAFTVGLSLITALIFAWLPAWRQSSADAADALRTGTRCTGSPEVRAWQRGLLVGQIAVVLVLLASAGLLLESFRRLLGQDLGYQPRSVVTLDLSTQGRFDTNGDVCRMYRALRERLAALPGVEAVGTISSAPLTGRWTFSERPDIVGQSVPLADRPSLAATFVAFDYFQAMGIPLIEGRFFRDSELKDDGYGQIVVLNETAARLMFPGRSAVGGRFTVGSNPDRVLEIVGVVKDTRDVRLEEKPQPRFYWQYAFGGAQVVVRGNVPEQALMPLLRTAIEQADKRVRIDTMRSMREIIDTTVAERRFLMILVAAYALVALCVASVGIFGVVAYQVAQRTHEFGIRLALGATPSGLSGLVLWQAGRLALLGLGIGLGLCFLTNRLVASQLFALSPYDPILLTLVGVGLLLVALLASFVPARRAARIHPMEALREE
- a CDS encoding CotH kinase family protein; this translates as MPEEQVFYELPLTFGMEGDRPPGLPKDQPVPKGFNGEIPWWRPGGYFSKPLLANPQFRRVFLGRTRELLQTVYTEEVFFPVIEGLGKQLRDEVRLRAIAGKENPDQALERFDRNLKSLKEHLVRRRQFLLAQEELKSP